Proteins co-encoded in one Bacillus infantis NRRL B-14911 genomic window:
- a CDS encoding GIY-YIG nuclease family protein has product MIFDAYSGNYHQPCSSEMFNKQRSCLYIGEGDIRTRLNSHNNTGRFGKLAREIVYYRVEDQLERKLLERILIYHYKPLFNKEKGLYDRPNEKVEIIGTMNTIRSSVLRNIGILKSFLQLHCPSLTGKDEEEILQEMLNVSSLNIVAEDIRRKADTLARLKDLKEFWDEDMPQYRNKSIEDILSKLLKEAPLDYVEDDVQAAWMSYMSKS; this is encoded by the coding sequence GTGATTTTTGATGCATATAGCGGTAATTACCACCAGCCTTGTAGCAGTGAAATGTTTAACAAGCAGCGGTCTTGTTTATATATTGGTGAAGGTGATATTCGTACACGACTCAATTCCCACAATAACACTGGTAGATTCGGAAAATTAGCTAGGGAAATAGTTTATTATAGAGTTGAAGATCAACTTGAAAGAAAGCTATTAGAACGAATTTTAATTTATCACTATAAGCCTCTTTTTAATAAAGAAAAAGGATTATACGATAGACCTAATGAGAAGGTTGAAATAATAGGAACAATGAATACGATAAGAAGCTCTGTGCTTAGAAATATTGGAATACTAAAATCATTTCTACAATTACATTGCCCAAGTTTAACTGGGAAAGATGAAGAAGAAATTTTACAAGAGATGTTAAATGTATCTTCACTTAATATAGTAGCTGAGGATATACGTCGAAAAGCCGATACACTGGCAAGACTCAAAGACTTAAAAGAATTTTGGGATGAGGACATGCCACAGTACCGCAATAAAAGTATTGAGGATATACTATCCAAATTGCTTAAGGAGGCGCCACTCGACTATGTTGAAGACGATGTACAAGCTGCTTGGATGTCATATATGTCGAAGAGCTAA
- a CDS encoding AAA family ATPase, whose translation MSTQHIKQIEIAGFRSYKEVIFDHLGSINLLIGPNNAGKSNLIRFFLEVIEDISNQKFTNLFWQDEKDFKAKITFKDNVMITLKMIKGKLMYESEDRF comes from the coding sequence GTGTCTACTCAACACATAAAACAAATTGAAATTGCGGGTTTTAGATCATACAAAGAGGTTATATTTGATCACTTAGGATCGATCAATTTATTAATTGGTCCAAACAATGCAGGTAAATCAAATTTAATTAGATTTTTCCTAGAAGTAATAGAGGATATTAGTAATCAGAAATTCACAAACTTGTTTTGGCAGGATGAAAAGGACTTTAAAGCAAAAATAACATTTAAAGATAATGTGATGATAACTCTAAAAATGATCAAAGGAAAGTTAATGTATGAAAGTGAGGATAGGTTTTAG